TTATCTGAAGAGTCATGCCAGTTTGGGACAACACTAGAGCTCTGTGAATATTCTTCACCAGAATGTGATAATTCAGGAGATTCTGAAATTGATAACTGTGACAATTCTTCTTGGAAAAGAGCACGCGCGATAATCTCATCTTTGTCAATGCTGGCATAATCTGTATCACAGTGACTATCTCTAATATACTGCTCGTgacaaatttttaaatcatgtcGAGTACTatcaccatagtaattattacTGAATATTTGGTCCACATTGAAAAAACTCCAAGAAGCAGCATCTGATTCCGGCTCATACATAATTATTCCCTATTTTGTTAGAGCTCACCAACAGCAGTGCTCTTTTTATAAACAATGTCAATGTTCGCTCCGAAACACCTGC
The DNA window shown above is from Primulina huaijiensis isolate GDHJ02 unplaced genomic scaffold, ASM1229523v2 scaffold207224, whole genome shotgun sequence and carries:
- the LOC140966582 gene encoding uncharacterized protein; the protein is MYEPESDAASWSFFNVDQIFSNNYYGDSTRHDLKICHEQYIRDSHCDTDYASIDKDEIIARALFQEELSQLSISESPELSHSGEEYSQSSSVVPNWHDSSDNYFLGREGGLRENVDVGSICSSPGDRSCDDDGSSYNLEIADEFELDGEVEK